The following proteins are co-located in the Poecile atricapillus isolate bPoeAtr1 chromosome 2, bPoeAtr1.hap1, whole genome shotgun sequence genome:
- the GJC2 gene encoding gap junction gamma-2 protein — protein MTNMSWSFLTRLLEEIHNHSTFVGKVWLTVLIVFRIVLTAVGGESIYSDEQSKFTCNTKQPGCDNVCYDAFAPLSHVRFWVFQIIMISTPSVMYLGYAIHRIARSAEEEKKFKGFKKKKQFALNWQAVRNMEDAMEADEEEPMISDDAAEHEKDKAKPKCKEQQKHDGRRRIQQEGLMKIYVFQLLTRASFEVCFLIGQYLLYGFEVEAYYVCNRVPCPHTVDCFVSRPTEKTIFLLVMYVVSCLCLLLNMCEMFHLGFGTIRDAIRNRKINSFRQPPYNYAYPKNISCPPEYNLVVKSEKSTKIPNSLMAHEQNLANVAQEQQCTSPDENLPADLSTLHKHLRVAQEQLDIAFQSYSSTQANTQPSRTSSPASGGTVVEQNRANTAQEKQGAKPKASLEKGSSSSKDGKTSVWI, from the coding sequence ATGACCAACATGAGCTGGAGCTTCCTCACCCGCCTGCTAGAAGAGATTCACAATCACTCCACCTTCGTGGGGAAGGTCTGGCTCACCGTGCTCATCGTCTTCCGCATCGTCCTGACGGCGGTGGGGGGCGAGTCCATCTACTCCGATGAGCAGAGCAAGTTCACCTGCAACACCAAGCAGCCGGGCTGCGACAACGTCTGCTACGATGCCTTCGCGCCGCTGTCGCACGTCAGGTTCTGGGTCTTCCAGATCATCATGATCTCCACGCCCTCGGTCATGTACCTGGGCTACGCCATCCACAGGATCGCCCGCTCGGCCGAGGAGGAGAAGAAGTTCAAGGGGTTCAAGAAGAAGAAGCAGTTTGCCCTGAACTGGCAGGCCGTGCGCAACATGGAGGACGCCATGGAGGCCGACGAGGAGGAGCCCATGATCTCCGACGACGCGGCCGAGCACGAGAAAGACAAGGCCAAGCCCAAGtgcaaggagcagcagaagcacGACGGGAGGAGGCGTATCCAGCAGGAGGGACTGATGAAAATCTACGTCTTCCAGCTCCTCACCCGGGCTTCCTTCGAGGTTTGCTTTTTGATAGGGCAGTATTTGCTCTACGGCTTTGAGGTGGAAGCTTATTACGTCTGCAACAGGGTCCCTTGTCCCCACACCGTGGACTGCTTTGTGTCCCGGCCCACGGAGAAGACCATCTTCCTCCTGGTGATGTACGTGGTGAgctgcctgtgcctgctgctgaaCATGTGCGAGATGTTCCACCTGGGATTCGGGACCATCCGCGACGCCATCCGCAACCGGAAAATCAACAGCTTCCGGCAGCCCCCCTACAACTACGCCTACCCCAAGAACATCTCCTGCCCTCCCGAGTACAACCTGGTCGTCAAATCCGAGAAGTCCACCAAGATCCCCAACAGCCTGATGGCCCACGAGCAGAACTTGGCCAACgtggctcaggagcagcagtgcaCCAGCCCGGACGAGAACCTGCCGGCGGATCTGTCCACGCTGCACAAGCACCTGCGGGtggcccaggagcagctggacatCGCCTTCCAGAGCTACAGCAGCACCCAGGCCAACACGCAGCCCTCTCGGACCAGCAGCCCCGCCTCGGGGGGCACCGTGGTGGAGCAGAACAGGGCCAACACCGCCCAGGAGAAACAAGGTGCTAAACCCAAGGCCTCCCTGGAGaaaggcagctccagcagtAAAGACGGGAAGACGTCTGTGTGGATATAA
- the IBA57 gene encoding putative transferase CAF17, mitochondrial, with product MLVRAITAPGLRRLCRGRRGSAAACFPLGRALLGVRGAEAAVFLQGLLTNDVTQLVGAGDAPPALYAHALNVQGRCLYDVILYRLHGSTAEEPHILLECDSSVLDSIQKHLKLYKIRRKVTISPCPDLSLWAVIPEDTSSLPKRADQALLLTPDPRAEVMGWRLIAKKGANLSEIIPGSQVGDVQDYHRHRYKQGIPEGVKDLPPGVALPLESNLAFMNGISFTKGCYIGQELTARTHHMGVIRKRLLPVSFPAPLPSTGIPEGAEILTESGKRAGKFRAGGGELGIALLRLAHVNEPLCIHLGGDTVKLSASTPEWWPKAAAK from the exons ATGTTGGTGAGGGCAATAACGGCGCCCGGGCTGCGCCGGTTGtgccggggccggcggggctCGGCCGCCGCCTGTTTCCCGCTGGGCCGGGCGCTGCTGGGCGTGCGGGGCGCCGAGGCCGCCGTGttcctgcaggggctgctcacCAATGACGTCACGCAGTTGGTGGGGGCGGGCGACGCCCCCCCCGCGCTATACGCGCACGCGCTGAACGTCCAGGGCCGCTGCCTGTATGACGTCATCCTTTACAG GCTCCACGGGAGCACAGCAGAAGAGCCTCACATCCTGCTGGAGTGCGACAGCAGCGTTCTGGATTCCATCCAGAAACACCTGAAACTCTACAAGATCCGCAGGAAAGTCACcatctccccctgccctgaCCTCTCCCTGTGGGCTGTCATCCCTGAGGACACCAGTTCCCTCCCAAAACGTGCAGACCAGGCTCTGCTCTTAACTCCTGACCCCAGGGCAGAAGTCATGGGCTGGAGACTGATTGCAAAGAAAGGAGCAAATCTGTCAGAGATTATCCCTGGGAGCCAAGTTGGAGATGTTCAGGATTACCACAGGCACAGGTATAAACAAG GAATTCCCGAAGGGGTGAAAGATCTCCCCCCTGGAGTCGCCCTCCCGCTGgaatccaacctggccttcatGAACGGCATCAGCTTCACCAAAGGCTGCTACATCGGGCAGGAGCTGACGGCCAGGACCCACCACATGGGCGTGATCCGCAAGCGGCTGCTGCCCGTCAGCTTCCCGGCGCCCCTTCCCAGCACCGGCATTCCCGAGGGCGCTGAGATCCTCACCGAGTCGGGAAAACGCGCCGGGAAGTTCcgtgctggaggaggagagctCGGGATagccctgctgaggctggcTCATGTGAATGAGCCGCTCTGCATCcacctgggaggggacacagtgAAGCTCAGCGCCAGCACACCCGAGTGGTGGCCAAAAGCTGCTGCTAAATAG